In the Pongo abelii isolate AG06213 chromosome 9, NHGRI_mPonAbe1-v2.0_pri, whole genome shotgun sequence genome, AGGTCTGTCCGCAGGTTAAGATCTGGAACCTGGAGAAGAGAGATGGTGGCAATCCACTCTGCACTCGGATCTTCCCTGCTATTCCAGGAACAGAGCCAACTGTTGTATCTTGTTTGACTGTCCATGAAAATCTCAACTTTATGGCCATTGGTAAACAGAAGGCAAAACTAACACTCCTAGATTTGTCATAGATTTTCTTCAGAGTTGCTTCTGCCTCTCATCTTTACTGTTTTCACGAGACCACTTTGTATTGAACTGAGGCCTTTGAGATATTAAAGTTTGGAAtggcggccaggcatggtggctcatgcctgtaatcccagcacttggggaggcagaggcgggcggatcacctgagatcaggagtttgaggccagcctgaccaacatggagaaaccccatctctactaaaaatacaagattagttgggcgtagtggcacatgccggtaatcccagctactagggaggctgaggcaggagaatcacttgaacctgggaggcggagtttgcagtgagccaggatcactccgttgcactgtagcctgggcaacaggagcgaaactctgtctcaaaataaataaataagtaaataaataaataaataaataaataaataaagtttggaATGGGAAGgcatttaattttgttctttgaaaatgtGTCAGTGAGTACCAATATTCAGGTTAACCATTAGAGAGGTTGGGTATATGGAGAAAGCTTGTCACTTCTGAGTGCCTCAAGTggtcttttttcccctctccacTTCCTGATCTTTTCAGCCTCACTGAAgtaattttcttgttttcctaCAGGTTTCACAGATGGCAGTGTTACATTGAACAAAGGAGACATCACCCGGGACCGGCATAGCAAGACCCAGATTTTGCACAAGGGCAACTATCCTGTAACTGGATTGGCCTTTCGCCAAGCAGGAAAGACCACTCACTTGTTTGTTGTGACAACAGAGAATGTCCAGGTATGACCAGGCCTCCACTCTTAGGAGCAGGCAGGGAGGGCTTCTCCGTTGTTCAGGGGGATAGGGTAATGAAGTGACAGGAAAGGTGGGAGTGTTAAAGTTTTAATCATATAATTCGAATCATTTGCCtagctttgtattttatttttttgcctagGAAGCTAGAAAGAGTTAGACTCTGGGCTTGTAATAAAAAgatgtgaattttctttctttttttttttttttttgagctggagtctcactgtgtggctcaggctggagtgcagtggcaagatcttgactcactgtaacctctgtctcccaggttcaagcaattctcctgcctcagcctcctgagtagctgggattataggcacacaccagcatgtccagctaatttttgtatttttagtagagacggggtttcaccatgttggccaggctggtctcggactcctgacctcaggtgatccacccaccttggccttccaaagtgctgggattacaggcgtgagccaccgcacctggccttgaattttatttctaactagctttttttttcctttgagacaggatcttgctgtgtcgcccaggctggagtgcaatggcgctgtctcagctcactgcaacctctgcctcctgggctcaagcgatcctcccacctcagcctcctgagtacatgggattacaggcacgtgtcaccatgcctggctaatttttgtattttttctagatacggggtttcaccatgttgcccaggctggtctcgaactcctgggcccaagcagtccacctgcctcaacctcccaaagtgctggaattacaggcatgagccactgcactggcctatTTTCTAACTAACTTTTTAAATGACATTGGACAAGTATCTTTACCTTTCTTGTTCCTGGTGCCCCAGATTTACAACAGTCTACTCTCTCAGGAATACTCTTGATAAAACAGTAGATTATTACATTTCTCTTACTTGTAGAATTTCTGTACTAGATAGTGATAATATATACAGAGAAAGAAATTGTGATCTCTGGTTATATATTTAATAGATGGGTAATGGTTAATGAGGAAGGCCAGCAGCCAAGAGAAAGAATGCTAAGAGGGAAAAAAGAGCCAGTATGGAGATGGGAATACCTTTGTAAGGCTTAGTGTTACCTCCTCAAAGGAGCCTGTTAACCCCTTTGTTACTTCTGGCAGTCCTATATAGTTTCTGGAAAAGACTACCCTCGCGTGGAGTTGGACACCCATGGTTGTGGCCTGCGCTGCTCAGCCCTAAGTGACCCTTCTCAGGACCTGCAGTTCATTGTGGCCGGGGATGAGTGTGTCTACTTGTACCAGCCTGATGAACGTGGGCCCTGCTTCGCCTTTGAGGGCCATAAGCTCATTGCCCACTGGTTTAGAGGCTACCTTATCATTGTCTCCCGGGACCGGAAGGTTTCTCCCAAGTAAGGACTCAGTGAGAAGGGACAGGGAGAGGGCTGGACTTGTTCCCCAGAATCCACCTGATTTTAAAATCCTAATGCCTGGATCCTGCCACTCTCCTACTCCTACTCCGGTGTTATGTAggtaacatttcttttgttttttttttgaggtggagtctcgctctgccacccaggagtgcagtggcgtgatctcggctcactgcagcctccgcctcctgggttccagtgattctcctgcctcagcctcctgaatagctgggattacaggcatgtgccaccatgcccggctactttttgtatttgcagtagagatggggtttcaccacgttggccaggctggtgtcagactcctgacctcaagtgatctgcctgcctcggccttccaaagtgctgggattacaggcgtgagccactgcacccggccgttgACACTTATAGCTAGAGTTagttataccttttttttttttactgaaaaatGGGTGTTTTTACTGCAGGTGTTTGCTACATAGCCCTAGCGTACTAGAATGCTCCAGGGAATTTGgacctgctttttttgttttgttttgtttgagatggagtctcgctctgttgcccaggatggagtgcagtggcgccatctcggctcactgcaagctctgcctcccgggttcacgccattctcctgcctcagcctcccgagcaactgggactacaggtgcccacccccatgcccggctaattttttgtgtttttagtagagacgggatttcaccgtgttagccaggatggtctcgatctcctgacctcgtgatccacccgcctcgtcctcccaaagttctgggattacaggcgtgagccaccgcgcctggccttgttttgttttgttttttaactgttttGTCAAAATAAGTTGGGTAGAGGAACAAGGGATTTAGCAGTGGAGAAATTAGAAAGTGCTGGGAAATGTAGGatgcaagttttttgttttgttttgtttttgtttttttaaggggTAAGTGGGGTCATCTGCATGATGAAAGTACTCCCTGTTAGATGCTGGTTTGTTTTACTTTCATTCAGTTCCAGGCACAATGTTTTACATATACCATGTATTggattattattttctaaattaatggATACTGAGTGTACTTAATTTTCTAATCTGTTGCTTGGGTTAATTGTAGGATCCTAAAGGGTAAGATCAGGTTTATGTGTTCTCTTTCTACAACTACCGGCACAGTGCTGCATGTTATGGGATGAGAGGGACCAGAAAGGTGATTTGTGATGGGTGAAATGTGCACCGAAGTTATCATGGGAAAAGAAATAGGGGAGATAAGACAGAGATGTCCAAACATCTGGTGCTTTTTCTTTCCTATGCAGGTCAGAGTTTACCAGCAGGGATTCACAGAGCTCCGACAAGCAGATTCTAAACATCTACGACCTGTGCAACAAGTTCATAGCCTATAGCACCGTCTTTGAGGATGTAGTGGATGTGCTTGCTGAGTGGGGCTCCCTGTACGTGCTGACGCGGGATGGGCGGGTCCACGCACTGCAGGAGAAGGACACACAGACCAAACTGGAGGCAAGGCCACCAGGCTCACAGAGCTGGCCACAGGCATCTAGAAGCAGCTGCAGGAGCAGGTTCCCCAAGTCATATTGGTCAGGGTGTTTCCCTCCTTGTGGGTCACAGCCTTACTCAGCTTCCTTAGGGTAGGATTATAAGGTAAATGGCCTGGGATGGGGCTTTAGAGGGAAGTAGTGGCTGGGAGCCTGAGCCCACTCTAAGGGTCCACTTTGTTTCCAGATAACCTTATGAAATAAGGTGATACTGATCTTGGGGATATCTGGTAGCTCTTGGTTTGTCTAGGATCTAGGCAGATCAGAAATCCAGGACTTTCTGTTTTGTGTGTTGTGCGCACATTTTGGGAAAGTGTCTTCCCAGGACCGCTTCTACCAATTTTCTAATCTCTCTTCCCTTCTAGATGCTGTTTAAGAAGAACCTATTTGAGATGGCGATTAACCTTGCCAAGAGCCAGCATCTGGACAGTGATGGGCTGGCCCAGATTTTCATGCAGTATGGAGACCATCTCTACAGCAAGGGCAACCACGATGGGGCTGTCCAGCAGTATATCCGGTCAGTCTGGAGGCACTTTGGGATATAGCTGTGAATGCAGGGACAGGCAGCTAGATAGCTAAAGCCCATCCATGCTCCAGGTAGGGGCTAGAATTCTACCAGGAACTGTTTTTGTTttcggttttttgtttgtttttgttagtttttttttgagatgggagtttcgctcttgttgcccaagctggagtgcaatggcgcaatcttgactcactgcaacctcccctcccgggttcacgtgattctcctgcctcagtctcctgagtagctgggattacaggcgcgtgccaccacacctggctaattttttgtatttttagtagaaacggggtttcaccatgttagccaggctggtcgtgaactcctgacctcaggtgatctgcccgcttcagcctcccaaagtgctgggattacaggcatgagccactgcgcccagcgtttttttctttgcttttttttgtttgtttgtttgtttttgagatggattctagctctttcacccaggctggagtgcagtggtgtgatctcggctcactgcaacctctgcctcaggttcaagcaattctcctgtctcagcctcccaagtagctaggattacaggcgcatgccgccatgcctggctaattttttgtatttttagtagagacagggtttcaccacgttcactaggctggtctcgaactcctgagctcaggcaatccacctgcctcggcctcccaaagtgttaggattacaggtgtgagccacagtgcccggcctttttaattttctttacaaGAACTATGATGCCTtaaatgagaagacaagattcCTTgttgaaaacagaattttaggGTCAAATATTGTGTGACCAGTATGTAGGTGAGCTGATGATTACCTCTCATTTTAACCTTTAGCTTGGCCTTTGTAAATATTCACTTTGACCTGGTTCTTTAAGGGGGAAAAGGCATTCATCTCTTGCTTCCATAATTCCTTCCATCAGTAATAATTCTTGGAATTTTCTGCCTTGAGAAGGGGTTTTAGAAACCTGTCtaaggtggccgggcgcggtggctcatgcctgtaatccccgcactttgggaggctgaggcgggtggatcacaaggtcaggagatcgagaccatcctggctaacatggtgaaaccctgtctctactaaaaaatacaaaaaatcagccgggcgtggtggcgggcgcctgtagtcccagctacttgggaggctgaggcaggagaatggcctgaaccccagaggcggagcttgcagtgagccgagattgcaccactgcactccagcctgggtgtcagagcgagactgtctcaaaaaaaaaaaaacctgtctaaggctggggtgcagtggcatgtgcctgtgatcctatccctttgggagaccaaggtgagaggattgcatgagcccagtctgagcaacatagcaagaccccatttctaacagtaaataaataaataaaatttaaaaatatggctgggcgccgtggttcatgtctgtaatcccagcactttgggaggccagggcgggtggatcacttgaggttaggagtttgagaccagcctggccaacatggtgaaaccctgtctccactaaaaaaaaaaaaaaaaaaagcaaggccaggcgtggtggctcacgcctgtaatctcagcactttgggaagccgaggcaggtggatcacctgaggtcaagagttcaagaccagcctggccaacatggtgaaatcccatctctactaaaaatacaaaaattagctgggcatggtggcggtcacctgtaatcccatcttaaaaaaaaaattagctgggtatggtggcatatgcctgtaatcccagctactcgaaaagctgaagcaggagattcacttgaacctgggaagcagaggctatagtgagccaagattgtgccactgcactccagcctgggcaacagagcaagactccatctcaaaaaaataatagtagatgataataataataataaataaataaattgccaggtgcagtgactcacgcctgtaatccaaacactttgggaggctgaggtgggcggatcacgaggtcaagagattgagaccatcctggccaacatggtgaaaccccgtttgtactaaaaatacaaaaattagctgggcgtggtggcacgcacctgtagtcccagctattcaggaggccgaggcaggagaatagcttgaacccaggaggcggaggttgcagtgagccaagattgtgccctgcactccagcctgttgaaAGAGcgagacttaaaaaaataataataataataaaaaaaggccgggcgtggtggctcacgcctgtaatcccagcactttgggaggctgaggtgagtggatcacttgagatcgggagtttgaaactagcctgaccaacatggagaaaccctgcctctactaaaaatacaaaactagctgggcatggtggcacatgcctgtaatcccagctactcaggaggctgaggcagaagaatcgcttgaacctgggaggcggaggttgcggtgggctgagatcgtgccactgcactccagcctgggcaacaagagcgaacctccatctcaaaaaaaaagaaaattaaattaaaaaataatgtaaaataaaaagaacaaaaatacaacaataaaacaacaacaaaataataataatagaaaaagaaacctgTTTAGCCTCTTCCCCGTTCTCTTTAGAATTCCTATTTTTAGCCAAATTTAAGAAGCAGTGCTCTGGAGCCTTGTTACCCAGTGTGGTCCACAGTCTAGTAGCACTGATATTACCTGGGACtttgttagaaatgtagaatctcaggccccactccagaTCCACTGAAATAGAATTTGCATTTTGAGAAGATCTGCGAGTGATTCCTGTGTCCATGAGCTGGAGAAGTACACTGATTCAGATGCTATCTGGTGCACATGTCTCCTAGAACCATTGGAAAGTTGGAGCCATCCTATGTGATCCGCAAGTTTCTGGATGCCCAGCGCATTCACAACCTGACTGCCTACCTGCAGACCCTGCACCGACAATCCCTGGCCAATGCCGACCATACCACCCTGCTCCTCAACTGCTATACCAAGCTCAAGGACAGCTCGAAGCTGGAGGAGTTCATCAAGGTGCAGGATGTTGTTGGTGGGGAAGTCCTGGAGGCCCCACTGAGCATGAGGTGGCTCCACCGGGACTTGTTCGTTTCAGCAAGACATAGGGAGAGGAAAGGGCTGACCTTATTTAGAGGAGTGGCTGTTCCTGTTAGTTCTGTGCCATCTCCCCTCTTGTTTTATGATTCTAGAAATTCCCATGGTATCTAAGCCCAGGGTGGTGGCACTGGGGAAGCCCTGTCCCTAGCGGTGTCCCTCTAATGGTAGGGGCAGAGGAAAACTTTAGTCAGAAACTCCCACAGGCTGagtagcataatattttcaaagcgTGAACTTTACGATATCACCTCAGGAATCTGAAAGTCAGGTGCCtgtttcctctcccttctctatCTCCCTCTGTGTAAATGATTTTGTCTCATGTCTCCCTGGCAGACAAAGAGTGAGAGTGAAGTCCACTTTGATGTGGAGACAGCCATCAAGGTCCTCCGGCAGGCCGGCTACTACTCCCATGCCCTGTATCTGGCGGAGAACCATGCACATCATGAGTGGTACCTGAAGATCCAGCTAGAAGACATTAAGgtaggtgagactctgtcttttttccccaagagacagggtctcgctatgttgcccaggctggacttgaattcctgggctcaggtgatcctcccaccccatcctcctGAGTAGAGGTGAGACTCTGAACTTGGGCAGAGCCCTGTTGTGTTTGAAGACATCCCCAGAATGATGAAAGTGCttcctggtggctgaggcaggagtatacACTACTCTGCCCTTTACTTTTCCACAGAATTACCAGGAAGCCCTTCGATACATCGGCAAGCTGCCTTTTGAGCAGGCAGAGAGCAACATGAAGCGCTACGGCAAGATCCTCATGCACCACATACCAGAGCAGACAACTCAGTTGCTGAAGGGACTTTGTACTGATTATCGGCCCAGCCTTGAAGGCCGCAGTGATAGGGAGGCCCCAGGCTGCAGGGTGAGGCTGCAGGGAAAAGAGCTTCAGACTGTGGGGATCACCTTAAGGGCTTCCTGTATATCATGCCCACTCATTCAGCCTCCTTTTTCCTCCCTTGCCATCCTAGGCCAACTCTGAGGAGTTCATCCCCATCTTTGCCAATAACCCGCGAGAGCTGAAAGCCTTCCTAGAGCACATGAGTGAAGTGCAGCCAGACTCACCCCAGGGGATCTACGACACACTCCTTGAGCTGCGACTGCAGAACTGGGCCCACGAGAAGGATCCACAGGTGAGGCCTGGCTAGGGCTTCAGGAGAAAAGACAGTTCATGTTGTCTCCATTCTTCTGTCTTGGTGCTGCCTTTCACTGCATTCCTTAGACCAGTAACACCTTACCTCAGGGCTCAGTGGTCCTCTGTGAAGAGGGGATGGACTGAGGGAAAGAGTTGACTGGCTTTGTCCCAAGAGACCTTGTGATTTTCCCCTTTTGTCCAGCAGCTCTGCCCTCCTTCCTCTCCAGGTCAAAGAGAAGCTTCACGCAGAGGCCATTTCCCTGCTGAAGAGTGGTCGCTTCTGCGACGTCTTTGACAAGGCCCTGGTCCTGTGCCAGATGCACGACTTCCAGGATGGTGTTCTTTACCTTTATGAGCAGGGGAAGCTGTAAGAGTTTGGGGAATTTCAGGGAAAGGGGAAGAATCCAAGTCATTCTCCAGAGACAGCCACTGAGGTGTGCCCTTGCCCCGGCCGCAGGTTCCAGCAGATCATGCACTACCACATGCAGCATGAGCAGTACCGGCAGGTCATCACCGTGTGTGAGCGCCATGGGGAGCAGGACCCCTCCTTGTGGGAGCAGGCCCTCAGCTACTTCGCTCGCAAGGAGGAGGACTGCAAGGAGTACGTGGCAGCTGTCCTCAAGCATATCGAGAACAAGAACCTCATGCCGCCTCTTCTAGGTACTTGGGAAGACAGACGGGTGGGTGACAAGCTGCTGACAGCTGGGCTCTGTGGCAGAGGCCCTTCAGCTCTATCCAGAGAGTGCCACACGTGGTTGATTGTCTTGTTTCCTCTTGGACCCCAATCTCAGTGGTGCAGACCCTGGCCCACAACTCCACAGCCACACTCTCCGTCATCAGGGACTACCTGGTCCAAAAACTGCAGAAACAGAGCCAGCAGATTGCACAGGATGAGCTGCGGGTGCGGCGGTACCGAGAGGAGACCACCCGTATCCGCCAGGAGATCCAAGAGCTCAAGGCCAGGTACCCGGGGCATGGATATGTGGAGGAGTCCAGGGGATAACTTGCCCTTCACAGGGTATTTATTACTAAGTACTTTCCATAGAGGATTCTATGGAGTGCTTTTGAGCATTTTGATTCTTCAAGATGTGTTTTAATTGAGGAATTCCAAAAAATGGTTTATTACATAGATCATTATTTATTGGGCTTTGGATGATATTATTTTGTAGCAGGtactttttgttctttatatgCCTGTATTCTACCTTTTCTAAACACATCGATATTGTGGTTGGAAGCTGttctggtgtttttcttttttgagacaggatcttgtcactgaggctggagtgcaggagcgtgatcacggctcactgcagccttgacctcctgggctcgagtgatcctcccacctcagcctcccgagtagctgggattacaggcgtgtgccaccaagcccagctaatttttggatttttagtagagatggggtttataatgttggccaggctggtctcgaactcctggcctcaagtgatcctcccaccttgacctcccaaagtgctgggatgagccacggtgcccggccataATCCCAACTCTGAAATCTTACCTGCCCTTAACATTCTGTCAAATATTTATTAGAGAACAACAGTTTCTTCATCCTACAAATACTGAGCCTCTGTGATGTCCCAGACACTATTCTGAACAGCACAGATGAAAAGCCTTGCCTTCGTGGAGCTATAGGTTTTAGAAGAGACAGACAGCAAACGTGTTAAAtaggcaaactttttttttttttcttttgagatagagtctcactctgtcacccaggctagagtgcaatggcttgatctcagctcacagcaacctctacctcctgggttcaagcgattctcctgcctcagcctcctgagtagatgggataacaggcgcctgccaccatgcctggctaatttttgtatttttatagag is a window encoding:
- the VPS11 gene encoding vacuolar protein sorting-associated protein 11 homolog isoform X1: MAAYLQWRRFVFFDKELVKEPLGNDGAAPGATPASGSAASKFLCLPPGITVCDSGRGSLVFGDMEGQIWFLPRSLQLTGFQAYKLRVTHLYQLKQHNILASVGEDEEGINPLVKIWNLEKRDGGNPLCTRIFPAIPGTEPTVVSCLTVHENLNFMAIGFTDGSVTLNKGDITRDRHSKTQILHKGNYPVTGLAFRQAGKTTHLFVVTTENVQSYIVSGKDYPRVELDTHGCGLRCSALSDPSQDLQFIVAGDECVYLYQPDERGPCFAFEGHKLIAHWFRGYLIIVSRDRKVSPKSEFTSRDSQSSDKQILNIYDLCNKFIAYSTVFEDVVDVLAEWGSLYVLTRDGRVHALQEKDTQTKLEMLFKKNLFEMAINLAKSQHLDSDGLAQIFMQYGDHLYSKGNHDGAVQQYIRTIGKLEPSYVIRKFLDAQRIHNLTAYLQTLHRQSLANADHTTLLLNCYTKLKDSSKLEEFIKTKSESEVHFDVETAIKVLRQAGYYSHALYLAENHAHHEWYLKIQLEDIKANSEEFIPIFANNPRELKAFLEHMSEVQPDSPQGIYDTLLELRLQNWAHEKDPQVKEKLHAEAISLLKSGRFCDVFDKALVLCQMHDFQDGVLYLYEQGKLFQQIMHYHMQHEQYRQVITVCERHGEQDPSLWEQALSYFARKEEDCKEYVAAVLKHIENKNLMPPLLVVQTLAHNSTATLSVIRDYLVQKLQKQSQQIAQDELRVRRYREETTRIRQEIQELKASPKIFQKTKCSICNSALELPSVHFLCGHSFHQHCFESYSESDADCPTCLPENRKVMDMIRAQEQKRDLHDQFQHQLKCSNDSFSVIADYFGRGVFNKLTLLTGPPTPRLTSSLEAGLQRDLLMHSRRGT
- the VPS11 gene encoding vacuolar protein sorting-associated protein 11 homolog (The RefSeq protein has 1 substitution compared to this genomic sequence), whose translation is MAAYLQWRRFVFFDKELVKEPLGNDGAAPGATPASGSAASKFLCLPPGITVCDSGRGSLVFGDMEGQIWFLPRSLQLTGFQAYKLRVTHLYQLKQHNILASVGEDEEGINPLVKIWNLEKRDGGNPLCTRIFPAIPGTEPTVVSCLTVHENLNFMAIGFTDGSVTLNKGDITRDRHSKTQILHKGNYPVTGLAFRQAGKTTHLFVVTTENVQSYIVSGKDYPRVELDTHGCGLRCSALSDPSQDLQFIVAGDECVYLYQPDERGPCFAFEGHKLIAHWFRGYLIIVSRDRKVSPKSEFTSRDSQSSDKQILNIYDLCNKFIAYSTVFEDVVDVLAEWGSLYVLTRDGRVHALQEKDTQTKLEMLFKKNLFEMAINLAKSQHLDSDGLAQIFMQYGDHLYSKGNHDGAVQQYIRTIGKLEPSYVIRKFLDAQRIHNLTAYLQTLHRQSLANADHTTLLLNCYTKLKDSSKLEEFIKTKSESEVHFDVETAIKVLRQAGYYSHALYLAENHAHHEWYLKIQLEDIKNYQEALRYIGKLPFEQAESNMKRYGKILMHHIPEQTTQLLKGLCTDYRPSLEGRSDREAPGCRANSEEFIPIFANNPRELKAFLEHMSEVQPDSPQGIYDTLLELRLQNWAHEKDPQVKEKLHAEAISLLKSGRFCDVFDKALVLCQMHDFQDGVLYLYEQGKLFQQIMHYHMQHEQYRQVITVCERHGEQDPSLWEQALSYFARKEEDCKEYVAAVLKHIENKNLMPPLLVVQTLAHNSTATLSVIRDYLVQKLQKQSQQIAQDELRVRRYREETTRIRQEIQELKASPKIFQKTKCSICNSALELPSVHFLCGHSFHQHCFESYSESDADCPTCLPENRKVMDMIRAQEQKRDLHDQFQHQLKCSNDSFSVIADYFGRGVFNKLTLLTDPPTPRLTSSLEAGLQRDLLMHSRRGT
- the VPS11 gene encoding vacuolar protein sorting-associated protein 11 homolog isoform X2, whose amino-acid sequence is MKSVCRKGPCRAPLSFSWSSRVVLWSTGRKKEVHFLTCYQLSNPGRLLDYPAHMEGQIWFLPRSLQLTGFQAYKLRVTHLYQLKQHNILASVGEDEEGINPLVKIWNLEKRDGGNPLCTRIFPAIPGTEPTVVSCLTVHENLNFMAIGFTDGSVTLNKGDITRDRHSKTQILHKGNYPVTGLAFRQAGKTTHLFVVTTENVQSYIVSGKDYPRVELDTHGCGLRCSALSDPSQDLQFIVAGDECVYLYQPDERGPCFAFEGHKLIAHWFRGYLIIVSRDRKVSPKSEFTSRDSQSSDKQILNIYDLCNKFIAYSTVFEDVVDVLAEWGSLYVLTRDGRVHALQEKDTQTKLEMLFKKNLFEMAINLAKSQHLDSDGLAQIFMQYGDHLYSKGNHDGAVQQYIRTIGKLEPSYVIRKFLDAQRIHNLTAYLQTLHRQSLANADHTTLLLNCYTKLKDSSKLEEFIKTKSESEVHFDVETAIKVLRQAGYYSHALYLAENHAHHEWYLKIQLEDIKNYQEALRYIGKLPFEQAESNMKRYGKILMHHIPEQTTQLLKGLCTDYRPSLEGRSDREAPGCRANSEEFIPIFANNPRELKAFLEHMSEVQPDSPQGIYDTLLELRLQNWAHEKDPQVKEKLHAEAISLLKSGRFCDVFDKALVLCQMHDFQDGVLYLYEQGKLFQQIMHYHMQHEQYRQVITVCERHGEQDPSLWEQALSYFARKEEDCKEYVAAVLKHIENKNLMPPLLVVQTLAHNSTATLSVIRDYLVQKLQKQSQQIAQDELRVRRYREETTRIRQEIQELKASPKIFQKTKCSICNSALELPSVHFLCGHSFHQHCFESYSESDADCPTCLPENRKVMDMIRAQEQKRDLHDQFQHQLKCSNDSFSVIADYFGRGVFNKLTLLTGPPTPRLTSSLEAGLQRDLLMHSRRGT